In one Rhizobium lentis genomic region, the following are encoded:
- a CDS encoding carbohydrate ABC transporter permease, producing MVMQQSTSSTAVPVTARRRDKGRLMQEAAMLAPAVILLTVFLIVPFFLSFWTAMTNQPLVPRPTPVRFIWFSNFIRIFKDELFWTALWNVSRFTFWIIPAQCGLAFATALLLHQKLPLRNLLRGMFFLPAITSMVVVCVIWGTLFQYPTGPFNQILGFLSGGAIQPIDWLGDPQWAMFSIVLLSAWQAYGFQMIVYLAGLQGIPDELYDAAKIDGANAFRRFWHVTMPGLRPTHVFVLVITTIQAFKLYTQVAILTQGGPKSSTETVVHYMVRAGFEEQKMGYASAVSVILFVIVLIIALIQRQLLRRFDV from the coding sequence ATGGTCATGCAGCAATCAACATCGTCAACGGCCGTCCCGGTGACGGCGCGCCGGCGCGACAAGGGGCGGCTGATGCAGGAAGCGGCCATGCTCGCGCCGGCCGTGATCCTGCTGACCGTCTTCCTGATCGTGCCGTTCTTCCTGTCCTTCTGGACGGCCATGACCAATCAGCCTCTGGTGCCGCGGCCGACACCCGTCCGGTTCATCTGGTTCAGCAATTTCATCCGCATCTTCAAGGACGAGCTCTTCTGGACCGCCCTCTGGAACGTGTCGCGCTTCACCTTCTGGATCATTCCGGCGCAGTGCGGCCTCGCTTTCGCGACGGCGCTGCTGCTGCATCAAAAGCTGCCGCTGCGCAATCTGTTGCGCGGCATGTTCTTTCTGCCGGCGATCACCTCAATGGTGGTGGTCTGCGTCATCTGGGGAACCCTGTTCCAGTATCCCACCGGGCCGTTCAACCAGATCCTCGGCTTCCTCTCCGGCGGAGCGATCCAGCCGATCGATTGGCTCGGCGACCCGCAGTGGGCGATGTTCTCGATCGTCCTACTCTCGGCCTGGCAAGCCTATGGCTTCCAGATGATCGTCTACCTCGCCGGCCTTCAGGGTATTCCCGACGAACTGTACGATGCCGCCAAGATCGACGGCGCCAACGCCTTCCGGCGTTTCTGGCACGTGACCATGCCCGGCCTGCGGCCGACCCACGTCTTCGTCCTCGTGATTACGACGATCCAGGCGTTCAAGCTTTATACGCAGGTCGCCATCCTGACGCAGGGCGGACCGAAGAGCAGCACCGAAACGGTGGTGCATTACATGGTCCGTGCCGGCTTCGAGGAGCAGAAAATGGGCTATGCCTCCGCCGTCTCGGTGATCCTGTTCGTCATCGTTCTCATCATCGCGCTGATCCAGCGCCAGCTCTTGAGGCGCTTCGATGTCTGA
- a CDS encoding sigma-70 family RNA polymerase sigma factor, translating to MTIAHTEQVLKALMLLSLDGDEAAYRRLLTALRVLLVGYYSRRMASAMKADMEDLVQETLLALHSRRATYDRERAFTAWFFSIARYKLIDHHRGRGGRRMAETELGEEFESDFDEEGLTARLDVERLLEGLSPKQQELIRQVKLEGQSVADTAKRTGQSESAVKVGIHRALKALGERLRGTS from the coding sequence ATGACGATCGCCCATACGGAACAAGTCTTGAAAGCACTGATGCTTCTGTCCCTTGACGGCGACGAGGCGGCCTATCGGCGTTTGCTGACGGCGTTGCGCGTCCTGCTTGTCGGGTATTACAGCCGCAGAATGGCCTCTGCGATGAAAGCGGATATGGAAGACCTGGTTCAGGAGACATTGCTGGCACTGCATTCCCGGCGAGCTACTTATGACCGGGAAAGAGCTTTTACGGCCTGGTTCTTCTCGATCGCCCGCTACAAGCTGATCGACCATCACCGCGGCCGCGGCGGACGCAGGATGGCCGAGACCGAGCTCGGCGAGGAGTTTGAAAGTGACTTCGATGAGGAAGGGCTGACGGCCCGCCTGGACGTCGAGCGGTTGCTCGAGGGCTTGTCGCCGAAGCAACAGGAACTGATCCGGCAGGTGAAACTGGAGGGCCAATCGGTCGCCGACACGGCAAAGCGCACCGGCCAGTCCGAATCAGCGGTAAAAGTCGGCATCCATCGGGCGCTCAAGGCGCTCGGCGAGAGATTGCGGGGCACATCGTGA
- a CDS encoding NUDIX hydrolase — MTTHDNDAFKPIATIDLAIFSLSPAGLSVLLVRRANAPFAGEWALPGGWIHIDEDIDLEAAARRVLKEKTGVETPYLEQLQTTGSAGRDPRGWSISIVYIALLSSDDVAERQDAMAEEAEWRPVEGDGVGIPIAFDHASLLKEALVRIRSKVEYSSLPGHLLPVRFTLSELQSVYESLLGRKLDKSAFRKRMAEADFLEPVEGEMRRASNRPAQVFRLKDTQSLTLFDRKI, encoded by the coding sequence ATGACGACCCATGACAATGACGCCTTCAAACCGATCGCGACCATCGATCTCGCGATCTTCTCGCTGTCGCCGGCCGGGCTTTCCGTGCTGCTCGTGCGGCGGGCGAACGCGCCTTTTGCCGGCGAATGGGCCTTGCCCGGCGGCTGGATCCACATCGACGAGGATATCGATCTGGAGGCTGCCGCGCGCCGCGTGCTGAAGGAAAAGACCGGCGTCGAGACACCCTATCTCGAACAGCTGCAAACGACTGGGAGCGCCGGCCGGGACCCGAGGGGCTGGAGCATCAGCATCGTCTATATCGCGTTGCTTTCGTCCGACGATGTGGCGGAACGGCAGGATGCGATGGCCGAGGAGGCCGAATGGCGGCCGGTCGAGGGTGACGGCGTCGGCATTCCCATCGCTTTCGACCACGCATCGCTACTCAAGGAGGCGCTCGTCCGCATCCGCAGCAAGGTTGAATATTCGAGCCTGCCCGGCCATCTGCTGCCTGTCCGTTTCACATTGAGCGAGCTGCAATCGGTCTATGAGAGCCTTCTCGGCCGCAAGCTCGACAAATCGGCTTTTCGAAAGCGCATGGCCGAAGCCGATTTCCTCGAGCCGGTGGAGGGCGAAATGCGCCGGGCGAGCAATCGGCCCGCCCAGGTGTTTCGCTTGAAGGACACCCAGTCGCTGACGCTGTTCGACCGAAAGATTTAG
- a CDS encoding LacI family DNA-binding transcriptional regulator gives MTASLNDIAARAGVSVKTVSGALHGGSARMSEDTRQRIKEIAEELGYVTNFAARSMRQGWMPLVGLIADDLITSPFATEIIRGLDGAVRAADMAVFAMTLGGHRSVASILDEMRRFRPRAIAYAAMYHKSVDLPREFADAVGVMINCRDANDRVTSLVPDETGAAVEITNHLIDAGRRNIAFLNLPGLLAGELRELGFRQALDHAGIDGAGAVVLPAVSKAVYSDRAHSLVPTHVHDLINRSRRPDAILCGNDRVAMEVYAALRRAGATIPDDVAVASFDNQVEIASRLDPPLTTMALPHRAMGRQAAQILLAEDRSPVGVQKLPFQLVERASV, from the coding sequence ATGACCGCCTCACTCAACGACATAGCCGCCCGTGCAGGCGTTTCCGTCAAGACGGTGTCGGGCGCGCTGCACGGCGGTTCGGCGCGGATGTCGGAGGACACACGACAGCGCATCAAGGAGATCGCGGAAGAGCTCGGCTACGTCACCAACTTCGCCGCCCGCAGCATGCGGCAGGGCTGGATGCCGCTCGTCGGCCTCATCGCGGATGATCTAATCACATCACCATTCGCAACCGAGATCATCCGGGGGCTCGACGGCGCGGTCCGCGCCGCAGACATGGCCGTCTTCGCGATGACCCTCGGCGGCCACCGGAGCGTGGCATCGATCCTCGACGAGATGCGCCGCTTTCGCCCGAGAGCGATCGCCTATGCCGCCATGTATCACAAGAGCGTCGACCTGCCGCGCGAATTTGCCGATGCGGTTGGCGTCATGATCAACTGCCGGGACGCCAACGACCGTGTAACCTCGCTGGTGCCTGATGAAACCGGCGCCGCGGTCGAGATTACGAACCACCTAATAGACGCGGGCCGACGCAATATCGCCTTCCTCAATCTGCCGGGGCTGCTCGCCGGCGAACTGCGCGAACTTGGCTTCCGGCAGGCGCTCGATCACGCCGGCATCGATGGGGCAGGGGCTGTCGTCCTGCCTGCGGTCAGCAAGGCGGTCTACAGCGATCGCGCCCACAGTCTCGTGCCGACGCATGTCCATGACCTCATCAACCGCTCCCGCCGTCCTGACGCCATCCTGTGCGGCAATGACCGTGTAGCCATGGAAGTCTACGCCGCGCTGCGCCGTGCAGGCGCGACCATTCCCGACGACGTTGCGGTTGCGAGTTTCGACAACCAGGTCGAAATCGCCTCCCGCCTCGATCCGCCGCTCACCACGATGGCACTGCCGCATAGGGCAATGGGCCGTCAGGCGGCCCAAATCCTGCTTGCCGAAGACCGGTCGCCGGTCGGAGTGCAGAAACTGCCGTTCCAGCTGGTGGAGCGGGCATCCGTGTAA
- a CDS encoding GH32 C-terminal domain-containing protein yields the protein MTDQAISQPHQRGRETINAVLPAGTMIHAWIKASAGNSSGWLTAYVAGEPAAAVETANPDEFEFRQLTLESGGDTVFSFDPVTTDISVLYAFLPSRVLEEGIRLLHVRPANAAPEVAGGYHFRPPFGWMNDPNGFGRFDGRLHLFYQHYPHSLRWNNMHWGHAVSDDYLRWTHLPVFLPPSEEIAARADGRGGAFSGSAIALPGEAGLRIFFTEHVKDREPEEQVQFTAVTRDFVKAEPATLILPARPAGLGLTTDFRDPYVFRGPDGKWKMLLGTRDREGGVILLYETEDPAAAAGWTFLGVIHRENRFGMTAAECPCLIPVDGPANDPSTRWALIFGLLTSRDPATGRRNVTLATVGRFDGLRFAVEFEQELDFGTDAYAFQAFVDETGPIGIAWLANWTDVSRETDMPTAMTLPRRLALRGGALITPPIGAVESLRQRRLDAGGLLDGLPVDLANGAVEILLTLAEAGNAFRLAFEHPEAKVEVELNEDGLSIPFSLANAKTSPRYIAAGARPSTVRIFLDAGSIEVFADDGRWTGTKRLPGFNGVNSVRLVAPAGNVLAAEIWQLGL from the coding sequence ATGACAGACCAAGCGATTTCTCAGCCCCATCAGCGCGGGCGGGAGACAATCAACGCTGTCCTGCCTGCCGGAACCATGATCCACGCGTGGATCAAGGCATCGGCCGGAAACAGCTCGGGATGGCTGACCGCATATGTCGCCGGCGAGCCGGCAGCAGCCGTCGAAACAGCAAATCCCGACGAGTTTGAGTTCCGGCAACTGACGCTGGAAAGCGGCGGAGACACGGTCTTCTCCTTCGATCCGGTAACGACCGATATCTCGGTTCTCTATGCCTTCCTTCCATCTCGCGTTCTCGAAGAAGGCATCCGGCTGCTCCATGTCCGGCCTGCCAATGCCGCCCCTGAAGTTGCCGGCGGCTATCATTTCCGCCCGCCTTTCGGCTGGATGAACGATCCCAATGGCTTCGGGAGATTCGACGGCAGACTGCACCTCTTCTACCAACACTATCCGCATAGCCTTCGCTGGAACAATATGCATTGGGGCCATGCGGTCTCCGACGACTATCTTCGCTGGACCCATCTTCCCGTCTTCCTTCCCCCTTCGGAAGAAATCGCCGCGCGCGCCGATGGGCGGGGCGGCGCATTTTCCGGCTCGGCGATCGCTCTCCCCGGCGAGGCCGGCCTGCGTATCTTCTTTACCGAGCATGTGAAGGACCGGGAGCCGGAGGAGCAGGTTCAGTTCACGGCCGTCACCCGTGATTTCGTCAAAGCCGAGCCGGCAACCCTCATCCTGCCGGCGCGCCCAGCGGGTCTCGGCCTCACCACCGACTTCCGCGATCCCTATGTGTTCCGGGGGCCTGACGGCAAATGGAAGATGTTGCTGGGGACGCGAGACCGCGAGGGCGGCGTGATCCTGCTCTATGAAACCGAGGATCCGGCTGCGGCGGCGGGATGGACCTTTCTCGGCGTTATCCACCGCGAAAACCGTTTCGGAATGACGGCGGCGGAGTGCCCATGCCTGATTCCGGTCGACGGCCCCGCAAACGACCCATCGACGCGATGGGCGCTGATCTTCGGTCTTCTGACCAGCCGCGACCCGGCAACCGGCCGGCGCAACGTGACGCTTGCGACCGTCGGCCGCTTCGATGGCCTGAGGTTTGCCGTGGAATTCGAACAGGAACTCGATTTCGGCACCGACGCCTACGCGTTCCAGGCCTTCGTCGACGAGACCGGCCCGATCGGGATCGCGTGGCTGGCGAACTGGACCGATGTCTCCAGGGAAACGGACATGCCGACGGCGATGACGCTGCCGCGCCGGCTGGCGTTGCGCGGCGGCGCATTGATCACGCCGCCGATCGGTGCCGTAGAAAGCCTGCGGCAGCGCCGACTGGATGCCGGAGGCTTGCTGGACGGCCTTCCCGTCGACCTCGCCAATGGCGCCGTCGAAATCCTGCTCACTCTGGCCGAGGCCGGCAACGCCTTCCGCCTCGCATTTGAACATCCCGAGGCGAAGGTCGAAGTTGAGTTGAACGAGGATGGGCTGAGCATTCCGTTTTCGCTGGCGAATGCCAAGACGTCACCGCGCTACATCGCCGCCGGCGCACGCCCATCGACAGTCCGGATATTCCTGGACGCAGGCTCGATCGAGGTCTTCGCCGACGATGGCCGCTGGACGGGGACCAAGCGGCTCCCCGGTTTCAACGGGGTCAACTCCGTGCGCCTTGTCGCGCCCGCCGGCAATGTGCTTGCCGCCGAAATCTGGCAGCTTGGTCTTTGA
- a CDS encoding SPFH domain-containing protein, whose amino-acid sequence MFGLRFIKTEPTQYVIQYQNGNVIREGAGLAFWHFSPSSSLVLVPTASVNDPFIFPLVTSDFQEVTVQGQITYRIAEPRRTAALLNFTLDRRGAYVSEDPQKLSTRVIDRVQVAMRAEVQTLSLKEVLASGEALVAGVAEALKVHPTIEALGLEILGLSLLAVMPKAETSKALEAHAREALLRQADEAIYTRRNAAIEQERTIKENEIATEITLENKRRQVREAQMEAERAVQERQLQIRREEMAGKIALEEQNRELVTLSAANARAEADAQAYAMTAMMKSFEEADPKVLQALASVGMQPGQLMALAFRDLADNATKIGQLNVSPDLLREILQPQEGKDRAGL is encoded by the coding sequence ATGTTCGGACTGCGCTTCATTAAGACGGAACCCACGCAATACGTCATCCAATATCAGAATGGCAATGTCATCCGCGAAGGCGCGGGCCTGGCCTTCTGGCACTTTTCGCCGTCGAGCTCCCTCGTGCTGGTGCCGACAGCGAGCGTCAACGATCCTTTCATCTTTCCCCTGGTGACATCGGACTTCCAGGAAGTGACGGTGCAGGGGCAGATCACCTACCGCATCGCCGAGCCGCGCCGCACGGCGGCACTTTTGAACTTCACGCTCGACCGTAGGGGTGCCTACGTCTCGGAAGATCCGCAGAAGCTTTCGACCCGGGTGATCGACCGCGTTCAGGTGGCCATGCGGGCCGAGGTTCAGACACTGTCGCTCAAGGAAGTGCTGGCCTCGGGCGAGGCCCTCGTCGCCGGCGTGGCGGAAGCTCTCAAGGTCCATCCGACGATCGAAGCGCTTGGCCTCGAGATCCTCGGCCTGTCGTTGCTCGCCGTCATGCCGAAGGCCGAGACATCAAAGGCGCTGGAAGCGCATGCGCGCGAAGCCCTGCTCCGCCAGGCCGACGAAGCCATCTATACCAGGCGCAACGCCGCGATCGAACAGGAGCGGACGATCAAGGAAAACGAGATCGCCACCGAGATCACGCTGGAGAATAAGAGGCGGCAGGTGCGCGAAGCCCAGATGGAGGCCGAACGCGCCGTGCAGGAGCGGCAGCTGCAGATCCGGCGGGAAGAGATGGCCGGCAAGATCGCGCTCGAGGAGCAGAACCGCGAACTGGTGACACTGTCGGCGGCCAACGCCCGGGCCGAGGCCGACGCCCAGGCCTATGCGATGACGGCGATGATGAAATCCTTCGAAGAGGCCGATCCGAAAGTGCTGCAGGCGCTCGCCTCGGTCGGCATGCAGCCGGGTCAGCTGATGGCGCTCGCCTTCCGCGACCTCGCCGACAATGCGACGAAGATCGGCCAGCTGAACGTCTCGCCCGATCTTCTGAGGGAGATATTGCAGCCGCAGGAGGGCAAGGATCGTGCCGGCCTCTGA
- a CDS encoding sugar kinase produces the protein MPASDERKIILVVRPTRLDELIARYNTVQQAQFYVEHLGADFSDYLAEKKRYEAAIADVEGSLRAVARVQRLERRYLANFVFGPDDVVVVLGQDGLVANTLKYLDVQPVLGVNPDPKRWDGLLLPFNPKSLPKVIGEALKNKRPIKRVSMAKATLNTGAVIHAVNDLFIGPQSHASARYILHAEEREERQSSSGIIVSTGMGSTGWLKSLYSGWLGAASALGIDPDRKALDMTFPWDADYLRYFVREPFPSRTTGTSIVAGLVSQNQPLTIVSEMPEHGVIFSDGIEADFLEFNSGTRAVVTIAERQGMLVV, from the coding sequence GTGCCGGCCTCTGACGAACGCAAGATCATCCTGGTCGTCAGGCCGACCCGGCTCGACGAACTCATCGCCCGCTACAACACGGTGCAGCAGGCACAGTTTTACGTCGAGCATCTCGGCGCCGATTTCAGCGATTATCTCGCCGAAAAGAAGCGGTACGAAGCTGCCATCGCCGACGTGGAAGGGAGCCTTCGCGCCGTCGCCCGCGTCCAGCGTCTGGAGCGCCGCTACCTCGCGAACTTCGTCTTCGGCCCCGACGATGTCGTCGTCGTGCTCGGCCAGGATGGTCTCGTCGCCAACACGCTGAAATATCTCGACGTGCAGCCGGTCCTCGGCGTCAATCCCGATCCCAAGCGCTGGGACGGCCTGCTGCTTCCCTTCAATCCGAAGAGCCTTCCGAAAGTGATCGGCGAGGCGCTGAAAAACAAGCGGCCGATCAAGCGGGTCAGCATGGCCAAGGCGACGCTCAACACCGGCGCCGTCATCCACGCGGTCAACGACCTCTTCATCGGCCCGCAAAGCCACGCCTCGGCCCGTTACATCCTGCACGCCGAGGAGCGCGAGGAGCGCCAGTCCTCCAGCGGCATCATCGTCTCCACAGGCATGGGCTCGACCGGCTGGCTGAAGAGCCTCTATTCCGGCTGGCTCGGAGCTGCAAGCGCGCTCGGCATCGACCCCGACCGAAAGGCGCTGGACATGACCTTCCCCTGGGACGCGGATTACCTGCGCTATTTCGTCCGCGAACCCTTCCCCAGCCGCACGACCGGCACGAGCATCGTCGCCGGTCTCGTCTCCCAGAACCAGCCGCTTACCATCGTCTCCGAAATGCCGGAACACGGCGTCATTTTCAGCGACGGCATCGAGGCGGATTTTCTAGAGTTCAACTCCGGGACACGCGCGGTGGTGACGATTGCCGAGCGGCAGGGGATGCTGGTGGTGTGA
- a CDS encoding NrsF family protein, giving the protein MTETDDIIERLVSDLKPVPRHALRRRLALGILPALGLSLLLMLAIVGLRVDMPDVLTQPVFWMKSAYNTLIAVAAFAAVFRLSRPDGSEGRLFGILGLIFAAMAAVAAVQLMMGPIEAYRVLILGSSALHCPLFIIGFAIPVYAGAVWALRRAAPVDLRLTGFVTGIAAGGAGAWVYSWFCTENGMPFVLIWYTLGILLTAAVGAVSGPRLLRW; this is encoded by the coding sequence GTGACAGAGACGGACGACATCATCGAGAGGCTTGTAAGCGACCTGAAACCCGTGCCGCGCCATGCGCTGCGCCGTCGGCTCGCGCTTGGCATACTGCCCGCCCTCGGCCTGTCTCTGCTGCTGATGCTGGCCATCGTCGGTCTCAGGGTCGACATGCCTGATGTCCTGACGCAGCCGGTCTTCTGGATGAAATCAGCCTACAACACGCTGATTGCCGTGGCGGCTTTTGCAGCCGTCTTTCGGCTTTCCCGTCCCGATGGTTCCGAGGGACGTCTTTTCGGTATTCTTGGCTTGATCTTCGCCGCCATGGCGGCCGTCGCAGCCGTCCAGCTTATGATGGGCCCGATCGAAGCCTATCGGGTGCTGATCCTCGGTTCCTCGGCACTGCATTGCCCACTGTTCATCATCGGCTTTGCGATCCCGGTCTATGCCGGTGCGGTCTGGGCCCTGCGCCGCGCCGCGCCGGTGGACCTGCGGCTGACCGGCTTCGTCACTGGCATTGCCGCGGGAGGAGCCGGCGCCTGGGTCTATTCCTGGTTCTGCACCGAAAACGGCATGCCCTTCGTGTTGATCTGGTACACACTCGGCATCCTGCTCACCGCGGCTGTCGGCGCCGTGTCCGGGCCCCGCCTGCTGCGCTGGTAG
- a CDS encoding carbohydrate ABC transporter permease, producing MSDIALSIPQSRVAQPRSATRVLRAIQVTCIFIIALVIVSPLLLLVVASLKDDRFQILADMGSFRAFWVSNPTLSNYAEVGHLSGELAFGRYLINSLIILITTVCSGLIVNSMAGFVLAWGSLKGRAVILAIVIALYVIPQESIIMPLVIMVSRAGMSDTFAVQIVPWVASPLYIFLFYQFFSQLPKELLEAAEIDGASFFRAYRSIFLPLSLPALATVSILMGIETWNQYLWPILVTQTDYARPIAVAIATFFGQDSIYWDRAMAASVLMMIPILGLYLAFQRWFVSSFIGSAVKG from the coding sequence ATGTCTGATATTGCTCTGTCCATCCCGCAATCGCGCGTGGCGCAGCCTCGCTCGGCTACCCGGGTTCTGCGAGCCATCCAGGTGACTTGCATCTTCATCATCGCCCTGGTGATCGTGTCTCCGCTGCTGCTCCTGGTCGTGGCGAGCCTCAAGGACGACCGGTTCCAGATTCTGGCCGATATGGGCAGCTTCCGCGCCTTCTGGGTTTCGAATCCGACGCTTTCCAACTACGCCGAGGTCGGCCACCTCTCGGGCGAACTCGCCTTCGGGCGCTACCTCATCAACTCGCTGATCATCCTGATCACGACGGTTTGTTCCGGGCTGATCGTCAATTCGATGGCCGGCTTCGTTCTGGCCTGGGGGTCGCTCAAGGGCCGCGCCGTCATCCTGGCGATCGTGATTGCGCTTTACGTGATTCCGCAGGAGAGCATCATCATGCCCCTCGTGATCATGGTCTCGCGGGCGGGAATGTCCGACACCTTTGCGGTGCAGATCGTGCCTTGGGTCGCGAGCCCTCTCTATATCTTCCTGTTCTACCAGTTCTTTTCGCAGCTGCCGAAGGAACTGCTGGAAGCCGCCGAGATCGATGGCGCAAGCTTTTTCCGGGCCTACCGATCGATCTTCCTGCCGCTCAGCCTGCCCGCCCTAGCCACCGTCTCGATCCTGATGGGGATCGAGACCTGGAACCAGTATCTCTGGCCGATCCTCGTCACGCAGACGGACTACGCCCGGCCGATCGCGGTCGCCATCGCGACCTTCTTCGGACAGGACAGCATCTACTGGGATCGCGCGATGGCCGCCTCCGTTTTGATGATGATCCCGATCCTGGGACTCTACCTCGCATTCCAGCGCTGGTTCGTGAGTTCCTTCATCGGCTCCGCCGTGAAAGGTTGA
- a CDS encoding DUF4304 domain-containing protein → MDRIDDVIKLGFADLLRAHGFKKSGRNWHKADGENWLIVNVQASRSNFGDRGQFTVNLGVYMASVAALSGEGVAAGKPKEYESTIRERLGSLAYGQDHW, encoded by the coding sequence GTGGATCGCATTGACGACGTTATCAAACTTGGGTTTGCGGACCTGCTGCGAGCTCACGGTTTTAAGAAATCCGGGCGAAATTGGCATAAAGCCGACGGCGAAAACTGGTTGATTGTCAATGTCCAGGCAAGTCGCTCCAATTTCGGCGACAGGGGACAATTTACTGTAAACCTCGGGGTCTACATGGCGTCGGTTGCAGCCCTCTCTGGAGAGGGGGTAGCTGCCGGCAAGCCCAAGGAGTACGAGTCTACAATTCGAGAAAGGCTGGGAAGTCTTGCCTATGGCCAAGACCATTGGTAG
- a CDS encoding ABC transporter substrate-binding protein, translated as MGKRLLWSLILSSALTATWADAAEKTAVQVMHQGDPGFVAAYGKVAERFEAANPDVDIQFIYAPHDAYNEKFSAAVMAKQLPDVMELDAPFLANYVWSGYLQPLKPLVDKDLLDDMTESNIAQGTYPIDKDLYAIGLTDSSVVLYGNKKYLEAIGARIPKSVDDAWTREEFEGYLEKLSKLDGVKWPIDTFRGYGIKTEWITYAYGPILQSAGCDLIDRKAWKSEGTLDSDACADALAMMQKWVKNGWVVPQSAGTNQFFAEGNPAALALGGHWVYAEAAATMKDNIVVLPLPKFGTKGASPNGTWIWAITKTSKHPDIAAKFISFMLKDKEYRAYVASQSGYPGLKSFAAESPLYAAGGPMAIAFEQASKTAIARPPHPAYPTITSAFMQAVDEAFNGGDPKEALTSAARKIDQDIEDNDGYPPFGDEQ; from the coding sequence ATGGGTAAACGTTTACTTTGGTCTCTGATCTTGTCCTCGGCGCTGACCGCCACATGGGCTGACGCAGCCGAGAAGACCGCCGTCCAGGTCATGCACCAGGGCGATCCCGGCTTCGTTGCCGCCTATGGCAAAGTGGCGGAGCGTTTCGAGGCTGCCAATCCCGATGTCGACATCCAGTTCATCTACGCGCCGCACGATGCCTATAATGAGAAGTTCAGCGCAGCCGTCATGGCCAAACAGCTGCCCGACGTCATGGAACTCGATGCGCCGTTCCTCGCCAATTACGTCTGGTCGGGATATCTGCAGCCCCTCAAGCCGCTGGTCGACAAGGACTTGCTCGACGACATGACGGAGTCCAACATCGCCCAGGGGACATACCCGATCGATAAGGATCTCTATGCGATCGGTCTGACAGATTCCTCGGTCGTTCTCTATGGCAACAAGAAATATCTCGAAGCAATCGGCGCCCGTATCCCGAAGTCCGTCGACGATGCGTGGACCCGCGAAGAATTTGAGGGCTATCTCGAAAAGCTTTCGAAACTCGACGGCGTGAAGTGGCCGATCGACACCTTCCGCGGCTACGGCATCAAGACCGAATGGATCACCTATGCCTATGGACCCATCCTGCAGTCTGCCGGCTGCGATCTGATCGACCGCAAGGCCTGGAAATCGGAGGGCACGCTCGACAGCGACGCCTGCGCCGATGCGCTCGCCATGATGCAGAAATGGGTCAAGAACGGCTGGGTCGTGCCGCAATCGGCCGGGACCAATCAGTTCTTCGCCGAAGGCAATCCGGCAGCCCTGGCTCTCGGCGGGCACTGGGTCTACGCAGAGGCCGCCGCGACGATGAAGGACAATATCGTCGTCCTGCCGCTCCCGAAGTTCGGCACGAAGGGCGCGAGTCCCAACGGCACGTGGATCTGGGCGATCACCAAGACGTCGAAACATCCCGACATCGCGGCAAAATTCATCAGCTTCATGCTGAAGGACAAGGAATACCGCGCCTATGTCGCAAGCCAGTCCGGCTATCCCGGTTTGAAGAGCTTCGCCGCCGAATCTCCGCTCTATGCCGCCGGCGGCCCGATGGCGATCGCCTTCGAACAGGCATCGAAGACGGCCATCGCCCGCCCGCCGCATCCGGCCTACCCCACAATCACCTCGGCCTTCATGCAGGCCGTCGACGAGGCTTTCAATGGCGGCGATCCCAAGGAGGCGCTGACGTCCGCCGCCAGGAAGATCGATCAGGATATCGAGGACAATGACGGCTATCCGCCGTTCGGTGACGAGCAGTAA
- a CDS encoding sigma-70 family RNA polymerase sigma factor has translation MSSLSSLRPAPNCKETSKIELEIVELTPALRAFARRFLRSEDDIDDLVQETLLKALNSLHLYKPGTSLKSWLFTILRNTFCTNYRRQKREPAGMDAAMEQVAIAPTQEWVLRERELQRALTFLSDDRRRALTLVAAGTSYEDAARMCGCRIGTLKSRVSRARECLAQMLGNHLVD, from the coding sequence ATGTCTTCCTTATCTTCACTGCGCCCTGCGCCGAATTGCAAAGAAACGTCGAAAATCGAATTGGAAATCGTCGAACTGACACCGGCCTTGCGCGCCTTTGCCCGACGGTTTCTGCGCAGCGAGGACGACATCGATGACCTCGTTCAGGAAACCTTGCTGAAGGCGCTGAACTCGCTTCATCTCTACAAACCCGGCACCTCGCTCAAATCCTGGCTTTTCACCATCCTTCGAAACACGTTCTGTACCAATTACCGCCGGCAGAAACGCGAACCAGCCGGAATGGACGCGGCGATGGAACAGGTGGCGATCGCTCCAACCCAGGAGTGGGTCCTGCGGGAGCGTGAGCTGCAGCGGGCATTGACGTTTCTTTCCGACGACCGGCGTCGGGCCCTGACATTGGTGGCTGCCGGAACGAGTTACGAGGATGCCGCCAGGATGTGCGGGTGCCGGATCGGCACGTTGAAAAGCCGTGTGAGCCGCGCCCGTGAGTGCCTGGCTCAGATGCTCGGAAACCACCTCGTCGACTGA